Proteins from one Mycobacterium sp. EPa45 genomic window:
- a CDS encoding amidohydrolase family protein, with the protein MNKDDMILVSVDDHIVEPPDMFANHLPKKYIDEAPRLVHNPDGSDSWQFRDIVIPNVALNAVAGRPKEEYGLEPQGLDEIRPGCYQVDERVKDMNAGGILGSMCFPSFPGFAGRLFATDDAAFSLALVQAYNDWHVEEWCGAYPARFIPMTLPVIWDPVACAAEIRRNAARGVHSLTFTENPAAMGYPSFHDFEHWKPMWDALVDTDTVLNVHIGSSGRLAITAPDAPMDVMITLQPMNIVQAAADLLWSRPIKEYPDLKIALSEGGTGWIPYFLERADRTYEMHSTWTGQDFKGKLPSEVFRDHFLTCFISDPVGVQLRGQIGVDNICWEADYPHSDSMWPGAPEQLDQVLREHNVPDDEINKMTYENAIRWYHWDPFTHIAKEQATVGALRKAAEGHDVSIKALSKNQHGGSASDWQDRMSKATVNVSGGSQ; encoded by the coding sequence ATGAACAAGGATGACATGATCCTGGTCAGCGTCGACGATCACATCGTCGAGCCGCCCGACATGTTCGCCAACCACCTGCCGAAGAAGTACATCGACGAGGCTCCTCGTTTGGTGCACAACCCGGACGGCTCGGATTCCTGGCAATTCCGCGACATTGTCATCCCCAACGTTGCGCTCAACGCGGTCGCCGGCCGCCCGAAAGAGGAGTACGGGCTGGAGCCGCAGGGGCTCGATGAGATCCGGCCGGGTTGCTACCAGGTCGACGAGCGGGTCAAGGACATGAACGCCGGCGGCATCCTCGGCTCGATGTGCTTCCCGTCCTTCCCGGGTTTCGCCGGCCGGCTTTTCGCCACCGACGATGCGGCGTTCTCCCTGGCGCTGGTGCAGGCCTACAACGACTGGCACGTTGAAGAATGGTGTGGCGCGTATCCGGCCCGCTTCATCCCAATGACCTTGCCGGTGATCTGGGACCCGGTGGCCTGTGCCGCCGAGATCCGGCGCAACGCCGCCCGCGGGGTGCACTCGCTCACCTTCACCGAAAACCCCGCGGCCATGGGCTATCCCAGCTTCCACGACTTCGAGCACTGGAAGCCGATGTGGGACGCCCTGGTCGACACCGACACTGTGCTCAACGTGCACATCGGCTCCTCGGGCCGCCTCGCCATCACCGCACCCGACGCACCGATGGACGTGATGATCACGCTGCAGCCGATGAACATCGTGCAGGCCGCCGCCGACCTGTTGTGGTCACGACCGATCAAGGAATACCCCGACCTCAAGATCGCCCTGAGCGAGGGCGGCACCGGCTGGATCCCCTATTTCCTGGAACGCGCGGACCGCACCTACGAGATGCACTCCACCTGGACGGGTCAGGACTTCAAGGGCAAGCTGCCCAGCGAGGTGTTCCGCGACCACTTCCTGACCTGCTTCATCTCCGACCCCGTCGGCGTGCAATTGCGTGGTCAGATCGGCGTGGACAATATCTGCTGGGAAGCCGACTACCCGCACAGCGACTCGATGTGGCCGGGCGCCCCGGAGCAGCTCGACCAAGTTCTGCGCGAACACAATGTGCCCGACGACGAGATCAACAAGATGACCTACGAGAACGCCATCCGCTGGTACCACTGGGACCCGTTCACCCACATCGCCAAAGAACAAGCCACCGTTGGCGCGCTACGCAAAGCGGCCGAAGGACACGATGTGTCCATTAAGGCGCTCTCCAAGAACCAGCACGGCGGAAGCGCGTCGGATTGGCAGGACCGGATGAGCAAGGCCACCGTCAACGTCAGTGGCGGGTCGCAATAG
- a CDS encoding class I adenylate-forming enzyme family protein → MGGTGDLLLHARHRADALRARYRADRVWSGLPLDVVRSAAADHPTRTALIARDAEVSYADLDTRVDAAAQALRAAGVSADSPLVIVVGNDIESVVIVHAAIRIDAVVLLVPRSAGAAQIIDIVGRTGAVFGVAPGYGQELPEGSCTWVNVDYTAEPAVRASTVRAADEPSFVLYTSGTTSRPKGVIHSLSTLLKASTNYIAAAGLAAEDRIFLISPLASVTGVVQALFIAPLLGAPIVLEDRWNPPATCDLLLSSKATWYGGPDRLLDRLLDEAGGRPVPLRAVYLGGTALDRRIVERVEDDFGIVVMRAYGSSEVPVSTSGLRTESRSTRHADDGVPLQDVEVREGSSGDPGECCIKGPHTFLGYADADDDGAAFDGDWFRTGDVADLSGGRVRIVGRIKDIVIRNGLKIPSAEVEEAVSRIAGVRECAAYSVPDSRTGERLAVALVLEAGADVSLSDVAGALIADGLPKYKLPEELVFWNQPLPINANGKIERNTLHARSNGRPRMLADRLSVAP, encoded by the coding sequence ATGGGCGGCACGGGTGACCTGCTACTTCACGCACGACATCGTGCGGATGCGCTGCGCGCCCGGTACCGGGCCGACAGGGTCTGGTCCGGGCTCCCGTTAGACGTCGTCCGCTCTGCGGCGGCCGATCATCCGACGCGCACCGCGCTGATCGCACGGGACGCCGAGGTCAGCTATGCCGACCTCGACACACGGGTCGACGCAGCAGCCCAAGCGCTCCGCGCCGCCGGGGTGAGTGCGGATTCGCCCCTGGTCATCGTGGTCGGCAACGACATCGAGTCCGTGGTGATCGTGCACGCCGCCATTCGAATCGACGCAGTGGTGCTCCTGGTGCCGCGAAGCGCCGGCGCGGCTCAGATCATCGACATCGTCGGTCGCACCGGGGCAGTGTTCGGGGTGGCACCCGGATATGGGCAGGAGCTACCGGAGGGCAGCTGCACCTGGGTGAACGTGGACTACACGGCAGAACCAGCTGTGCGCGCGTCAACGGTCCGAGCGGCCGACGAGCCAAGCTTCGTGCTGTACACGTCGGGTACGACGTCGCGGCCGAAAGGCGTGATCCATTCACTCAGCACGTTATTGAAGGCGTCCACGAACTACATCGCGGCGGCAGGGCTCGCCGCGGAGGACCGCATTTTCCTTATCAGCCCGCTGGCATCCGTGACCGGTGTCGTCCAAGCGTTGTTCATCGCCCCGCTGCTGGGCGCCCCAATCGTGCTCGAAGATCGCTGGAACCCCCCGGCGACGTGCGACTTGCTGCTGTCCTCGAAGGCGACCTGGTACGGCGGTCCGGACCGGTTACTCGACCGGCTACTCGACGAGGCCGGCGGCCGTCCGGTGCCGCTGCGCGCGGTCTACCTGGGCGGGACGGCGCTCGACCGGCGCATAGTCGAGCGTGTCGAGGACGACTTCGGCATCGTCGTCATGCGTGCATACGGGTCCTCGGAGGTGCCGGTTAGCACATCGGGCTTGCGCACGGAGTCGCGGTCGACCCGGCACGCCGACGACGGCGTGCCACTGCAGGACGTCGAGGTGCGCGAGGGTTCTTCCGGTGACCCGGGTGAGTGTTGCATCAAGGGCCCGCACACATTCCTCGGATACGCCGACGCCGACGACGACGGTGCTGCCTTCGACGGCGACTGGTTCCGTACCGGCGATGTTGCTGACCTCTCCGGTGGCCGGGTCCGAATCGTCGGGCGGATCAAGGACATTGTCATTCGCAACGGACTCAAAATACCGTCGGCCGAAGTGGAAGAGGCGGTCTCGCGCATAGCGGGGGTGCGCGAATGCGCCGCGTATTCGGTGCCCGATTCCAGGACCGGTGAGCGGTTGGCAGTCGCTCTCGTGCTCGAGGCCGGTGCCGACGTGTCGTTGTCGGATGTTGCCGGTGCGTTGATCGCCGACGGACTGCCCAAGTACAAGCTCCCGGAGGAGTTGGTGTTCTGGAACCAGCCGCTGCCGATCAACGCCAACGGCAAGATCGAGCGAAATACGTTGCACGCCAGATCCAATGGACGGCCGCGCATGCTGGCGGACCGATTGAGCGTCGCGCCGTAG
- a CDS encoding acetyl-CoA acetyltransferase — translation MPSNRVAIVGAALSDCGRVPDKTAMALMAQSSRRAIADAGLTKDDIDGFGGHGTLLPPVEVSEYLGLRPTWVEATNTGGSSWEVMARHAAAAIASGEIDVALLTYGSTARSDVKRRIRGSAAAMSTAGAMQYEAPYGPTLIAKYAMAARRHMIEYGTTADQLAEVAVAAHEWAAMNDNAFEQEHITAADVAAAPMLADPFTAKHVCLRTDGGGAVVLASERVAQDCANEPIWILGAADAASHVSMSEWGDFTTSAAAISGPRAFAQAGLTPADIDVCQLYDSFTSTVLLTVEDLGFCPKGDGGKFIESGALRPGGSLPTNTDGGGLASCHPGMRGMFLMVEAVRQLRGECGERQVPNARLACVHAMGGFFTHSATMILGRN, via the coding sequence ATGCCTTCGAACCGGGTAGCGATCGTCGGGGCCGCTCTGTCGGATTGCGGCAGAGTGCCGGACAAGACCGCGATGGCCCTGATGGCGCAGTCCTCGCGCCGCGCCATCGCCGACGCGGGCCTGACGAAGGACGATATCGACGGATTCGGCGGCCACGGCACGCTCCTGCCTCCGGTCGAGGTCAGCGAGTACCTGGGGCTCCGACCGACGTGGGTCGAGGCGACGAACACCGGCGGATCTTCCTGGGAAGTAATGGCTCGGCACGCGGCCGCGGCGATCGCCAGTGGTGAGATCGACGTGGCGCTGCTGACCTACGGCTCGACCGCCCGCTCGGACGTCAAACGCCGCATCCGCGGGTCGGCGGCCGCGATGAGCACCGCCGGCGCCATGCAGTACGAAGCCCCGTACGGGCCCACGCTGATCGCGAAATACGCGATGGCGGCCCGACGCCACATGATCGAGTACGGCACCACCGCCGATCAGCTTGCCGAGGTCGCGGTCGCAGCCCACGAGTGGGCGGCAATGAACGACAACGCTTTCGAGCAAGAGCACATCACCGCGGCCGATGTCGCGGCCGCACCGATGCTCGCGGACCCGTTCACCGCAAAGCACGTTTGCCTTCGAACGGATGGCGGCGGCGCGGTGGTGCTCGCGAGTGAACGGGTGGCGCAGGACTGTGCGAACGAGCCGATCTGGATTCTCGGTGCCGCAGACGCCGCGTCCCATGTCAGCATGAGTGAGTGGGGTGACTTCACCACGTCGGCGGCGGCGATTTCGGGTCCGCGCGCCTTCGCTCAGGCCGGTCTTACGCCCGCGGACATCGACGTCTGTCAGCTGTACGACTCGTTCACCTCCACGGTGCTCCTCACGGTGGAGGATCTGGGATTCTGTCCCAAGGGCGACGGTGGCAAGTTCATCGAATCCGGCGCACTTCGCCCCGGCGGATCGCTGCCCACCAACACCGACGGCGGTGGCCTGGCCTCGTGCCATCCCGGCATGCGAGGCATGTTCCTGATGGTGGAGGCAGTCAGGCAGCTGCGCGGCGAATGTGGCGAACGTCAGGTCCCCAACGCCCGCCTTGCCTGCGTGCACGCGATGGGCGGGTTCTTCACCCACAGCGCGACGATGATCCTCGGAAGGAACTGA
- a CDS encoding TauD/TfdA family dioxygenase, with amino-acid sequence MPTAIYKDRVTDPMAWTGADFTSKEDFCFDLSSRNVAALESILARTANKDRDDITGDEVRHPDLDDDLARLYQDLMFGKGLACVRGFPVEQHSIEDLERIYWAFCWHLGYPVSNNSFGHRLVRVQEEILPGGVQPARGTKSSAELAMHNDAADILSLLCVYPALSGGESQFASGPAAHNRILAERPDLLDVLYRGFPHHRRSEQPDDQPDVTPYDVPIFSQIDGRICINFTYSSILPAMKTLGREFTPIEEEAIELLRSVLVEQQVEFRLESGEAAVANNFAMCHSRSNFVSANDPKRARCFLRAWMEVPRKDRRLPLGREYFHMENKDLRLGYDVVEGRDGTIARNDYKNVDPALAEMFKAAQAKPKLKS; translated from the coding sequence ATGCCCACTGCGATCTACAAAGACCGAGTCACAGATCCGATGGCGTGGACCGGCGCCGACTTCACCAGCAAGGAGGACTTCTGCTTCGACCTGTCCTCACGCAATGTGGCGGCGTTGGAGTCGATCCTGGCCAGGACCGCGAACAAGGACCGAGACGACATCACCGGAGACGAGGTGCGGCACCCCGACCTGGATGACGACCTGGCGCGGCTTTATCAGGATTTGATGTTCGGCAAGGGATTGGCGTGTGTCCGCGGTTTCCCGGTCGAGCAGCATTCGATCGAGGACCTGGAACGCATCTACTGGGCGTTCTGTTGGCATCTCGGATATCCGGTGTCCAACAATTCATTCGGCCATCGACTGGTCCGCGTGCAGGAGGAAATTCTGCCGGGCGGGGTGCAGCCGGCCCGAGGAACCAAGTCGAGTGCCGAGCTGGCGATGCACAACGACGCCGCCGACATCTTGTCGTTGCTGTGCGTCTACCCGGCGCTGTCGGGCGGCGAGAGCCAGTTCGCCAGTGGGCCCGCTGCGCACAACCGGATCCTTGCTGAGCGGCCCGATTTGCTGGATGTGCTCTACCGCGGATTCCCGCACCATCGTCGCAGTGAGCAACCCGACGATCAACCGGACGTGACACCGTACGACGTTCCGATCTTCTCCCAGATCGACGGGCGGATCTGCATCAACTTCACCTACAGCAGCATCCTGCCTGCGATGAAGACCCTCGGTCGAGAGTTCACACCCATCGAGGAAGAAGCGATCGAGTTACTGCGCAGCGTGTTGGTCGAGCAACAGGTCGAGTTCCGGCTGGAGTCGGGCGAAGCGGCCGTTGCCAACAACTTCGCAATGTGCCACTCACGGTCGAACTTCGTCAGTGCCAACGACCCGAAGCGGGCGCGGTGTTTTCTGCGTGCCTGGATGGAGGTCCCTCGCAAGGATCGCCGATTGCCCCTCGGTCGCGAGTACTTCCACATGGAGAACAAGGACCTGCGGCTCGGCTACGACGTCGTCGAGGGCCGTGACGGCACGATAGCCCGTAACGATTACAAGAACGTCGACCCCGCGCTGGCCGAAATGTTCAAGGCGGCCCAGGCGAAGCCCAAGCTGAAGTCGTGA
- a CDS encoding SDR family NAD(P)-dependent oxidoreductase, producing the protein MPSITFDDQVAIVTGAGGGLGRCHALELARRGARVVVNDLGSAVDGTGASASAAQAVVDEITAAGGIAIANGDSVATDEGGAAIVGAALDAYGRVDVLVNNAGILRDAAFKNMTADQVDAVIAVHLTGAFNVTRAVWPVMREQNYGRIVQTTSGTGLFGNFGQANYGAAKMGLVGMMHVLAIEGARNNIAINAIAPIARTRMTEEIMGDAAKAMDPELVTPVVVYLAHRSCGRTAHIYSVGAGKVSRVFIGQTTGIEDTGLTAEVVAENIDKIDDTATFRIRGGPETG; encoded by the coding sequence ATGCCTTCAATAACTTTCGACGATCAGGTGGCCATAGTTACCGGCGCCGGAGGCGGCCTGGGCCGCTGTCACGCACTCGAACTGGCCCGTCGTGGTGCGCGCGTCGTGGTGAACGACCTGGGCAGCGCTGTCGACGGCACTGGTGCATCAGCCTCCGCCGCGCAAGCCGTGGTGGACGAGATCACCGCCGCCGGCGGCATCGCGATCGCCAACGGTGACTCCGTCGCCACCGATGAAGGCGGCGCAGCCATCGTGGGAGCGGCGTTGGATGCCTACGGTCGAGTCGACGTGCTCGTGAACAACGCGGGCATCCTCCGCGACGCCGCGTTCAAGAACATGACCGCCGATCAGGTCGACGCCGTGATCGCCGTGCACCTCACCGGCGCCTTCAACGTCACCAGGGCGGTGTGGCCGGTGATGCGGGAGCAGAATTACGGCCGAATTGTTCAGACTACCTCGGGCACAGGGCTTTTCGGCAACTTTGGGCAGGCCAACTACGGCGCCGCCAAGATGGGTCTGGTCGGCATGATGCATGTTCTGGCGATCGAGGGTGCCCGGAACAACATTGCCATCAACGCGATCGCCCCGATCGCCCGGACCCGGATGACCGAGGAGATCATGGGCGACGCCGCAAAGGCCATGGATCCCGAACTCGTCACTCCGGTGGTGGTCTACCTCGCGCACCGGAGCTGTGGCCGCACCGCACACATCTACTCGGTGGGGGCGGGCAAGGTGTCACGGGTGTTCATCGGGCAGACCACGGGCATCGAGGACACCGGGCTGACCGCAGAAGTCGTCGCAGAGAACATCGACAAGATCGACGACACCGCGACCTTCAGGATCCGCGGCGGGCCCGAAACCGGGTAG
- a CDS encoding enoyl-CoA hydratase/isomerase family protein — translation MGKYQTIELEVRGHTACVTLNRPEVLNAIDDEMIAELAEVYTDIERSQDIWTVIITGAGRALCVGADVNKAADHDMENAAGIDNQGEPILSSMRQWDAPQEATPPWLQMTKPIICAVNGIACGAGMDLVTTADITIASERASLMDPHVSIGVTSGREAVRLARILPLPVAMRLVLMGKHERLDAQRAYDLGVFTELVAHDDLMKRAWQIAEVINSNAPLAVRGSRMAVRKGLTLPIYEAELLAENYRMKVALTKDAVEGPRAFLEKRTPEWKAR, via the coding sequence GTGGGCAAGTACCAGACCATCGAGCTCGAGGTGCGAGGTCATACCGCGTGCGTGACGCTCAACCGACCCGAGGTGCTCAATGCGATCGACGACGAGATGATCGCCGAACTTGCCGAGGTCTACACCGACATCGAACGGTCCCAGGACATCTGGACCGTCATCATCACCGGTGCCGGCCGAGCGCTGTGTGTCGGTGCCGATGTGAACAAGGCTGCCGACCATGACATGGAGAACGCGGCAGGCATCGACAATCAGGGTGAACCGATCCTGAGTTCGATGCGGCAGTGGGACGCACCGCAGGAAGCCACCCCGCCGTGGCTGCAGATGACCAAGCCGATCATCTGTGCGGTCAACGGAATAGCGTGCGGTGCCGGCATGGATTTGGTGACCACGGCCGACATCACGATCGCCTCGGAGCGTGCGTCGCTGATGGATCCGCATGTCAGCATCGGGGTGACATCGGGGCGCGAGGCGGTACGGCTGGCCCGCATACTGCCGCTGCCAGTGGCAATGCGTCTGGTACTCATGGGTAAGCACGAGCGACTCGACGCCCAGCGCGCCTACGACCTGGGAGTGTTCACTGAACTAGTCGCGCACGACGACCTGATGAAGCGTGCCTGGCAGATCGCTGAGGTCATCAATTCGAATGCGCCCCTCGCAGTGCGCGGTTCGCGGATGGCGGTGCGAAAGGGCCTGACGCTGCCGATCTATGAAGCCGAACTCCTCGCCGAGAATTACCGCATGAAGGTAGCGCTGACCAAGGACGCGGTCGAAGGGCCGCGGGCGTTCCTCGAGAAGCGCACGCCGGAATGGAAAGCGCGGTAG
- a CDS encoding Zn-ribbon domain-containing OB-fold protein: protein MSAPDRPTVDADSEAWWAAVQDHSLSVNACSACQRKSLYIRPFCPHCWSEDVTAVPASGRATLYTWTVVHQNAAPFDARLPYVVAMVDLAEGPRLMTAIDNCPPDALRAGLDLMVDFRHDDDGFVVPVFTPADANG from the coding sequence ATGAGCGCTCCCGATCGGCCAACGGTAGACGCTGACAGCGAGGCGTGGTGGGCAGCAGTTCAGGACCACAGCCTAAGCGTCAACGCCTGTAGTGCCTGCCAGCGAAAGTCGCTGTACATCAGGCCATTCTGTCCGCACTGCTGGAGTGAGGACGTAACCGCGGTACCTGCCAGCGGCCGCGCGACGCTCTATACGTGGACGGTGGTGCACCAGAATGCCGCTCCGTTCGACGCACGGCTGCCCTACGTCGTCGCCATGGTCGATCTCGCCGAAGGCCCACGCCTGATGACGGCGATCGACAACTGCCCCCCGGACGCATTGCGGGCCGGCCTAGACCTGATGGTCGACTTCCGGCACGACGACGACGGTTTCGTCGTACCGGTGTTCACACCTGCCGATGCCAACGGTTAA
- a CDS encoding hydroxyacid dehydrogenase, whose translation MTGVPRPNLVFERWTDPVAGEALEHTDIDLFRLDLAAPAEQGWAMLESANGYQVATRTDVAGHTDGAQWLAGPDLVRRCENLLAVCSAGAGYDVIDVDACTEAGIAVCNNSGPGAEAVAEHALGFMLDLAKKITAADRALRGGLLGDRLTLRGSQLFGKTLGVIGLGAIGGRLVELCGPFGMEVLVFDPYLDEATAQARGVHRVALSELVERSDFVQVTCPLTKETEGLIGAAEFAAMKPTAYFITTARGPVHDEQALYDALVQGGIAGAGLDVFHQEPPREDNPLLGLANVVATPHTAGITVEAARDIALATAAQWQVIFEGGVPPRLLNPEVWPRYCDRFEAILGIRPKAAAMAEGGV comes from the coding sequence GTGACCGGGGTACCGCGTCCGAATTTGGTCTTCGAGCGGTGGACGGACCCGGTAGCGGGGGAGGCCCTGGAGCACACCGACATCGACCTCTTTCGCCTCGACTTGGCGGCGCCTGCTGAACAGGGTTGGGCCATGTTGGAATCCGCCAACGGATATCAGGTCGCCACACGGACCGACGTTGCCGGGCACACCGACGGCGCACAGTGGCTCGCCGGACCGGACTTGGTGCGGCGATGCGAGAATCTGCTCGCCGTCTGTTCTGCTGGAGCGGGTTACGACGTGATCGACGTCGACGCATGCACGGAGGCGGGAATCGCGGTGTGCAACAACTCGGGTCCCGGCGCCGAGGCTGTCGCCGAGCACGCACTCGGATTCATGCTCGACCTCGCGAAGAAAATCACCGCTGCCGATCGAGCGCTACGCGGCGGCCTACTGGGTGATCGTCTGACGCTGAGGGGAAGTCAGTTGTTCGGGAAGACCCTCGGTGTGATCGGTCTCGGTGCGATCGGTGGCCGCCTGGTCGAGTTGTGCGGACCGTTCGGTATGGAGGTGCTGGTCTTCGATCCGTACCTCGACGAGGCCACCGCGCAGGCGCGCGGGGTCCACCGGGTCGCGTTGAGCGAGTTGGTCGAGCGCTCAGACTTTGTGCAGGTGACGTGTCCGCTGACCAAGGAGACCGAGGGACTGATCGGCGCCGCGGAGTTCGCGGCGATGAAGCCGACGGCTTACTTCATCACAACGGCGCGCGGTCCGGTGCACGACGAGCAGGCGCTGTACGACGCCCTCGTCCAGGGCGGGATTGCCGGTGCCGGGCTGGACGTGTTCCATCAGGAGCCGCCCCGGGAGGACAACCCGCTGCTTGGGCTGGCCAACGTCGTCGCCACTCCACACACTGCGGGTATCACCGTGGAGGCAGCCCGGGATATCGCACTCGCGACTGCCGCGCAGTGGCAAGTGATCTTCGAAGGTGGTGTGCCACCGAGGTTGTTGAACCCCGAGGTCTGGCCGCGGTATTGCGACCGCTTCGAAGCGATCCTGGGCATCCGGCCCAAGGCGGCGGCCATGGCCGAGGGAGGGGTCTAA
- a CDS encoding enoyl-CoA hydratase/isomerase family protein, whose amino-acid sequence MTEEVSGIAVAVDGDGVQRIRIDRSDVGNSLSPLARDALTDAFRCAHNDPAVRAVLLTAAGDRHFCSGAGLPQNSAASTPPQQKRPGDIARMLQEGWQRLVSSVLDCDKPVVAAVKGTAVGAGSSLVLACDLVVMSTEARLVQAFVNRGILPDSGAIHLLTRIVGLRKATELLMLGEPVGAAECERLGLVNRVVPPADTEATADELATRLASGPTVMLSLTKRLLSVSSESGRDRAFEQEAWAQEVVSTTADLQEGLRSFAERRPARFQGC is encoded by the coding sequence ATGACCGAAGAGGTATCTGGTATCGCCGTCGCAGTCGATGGCGACGGAGTTCAGCGAATCCGGATCGATCGATCCGATGTCGGAAATTCATTGTCGCCCTTGGCCCGTGATGCACTGACCGACGCTTTTCGGTGCGCGCACAACGACCCGGCCGTCCGCGCGGTGTTGTTGACGGCGGCGGGGGATCGGCACTTCTGCTCCGGGGCAGGGTTGCCACAGAACTCGGCCGCCTCGACGCCGCCGCAACAGAAGCGTCCGGGCGATATCGCACGGATGCTGCAGGAGGGTTGGCAGCGTCTCGTGAGTTCCGTGCTGGACTGTGACAAGCCGGTAGTGGCCGCCGTGAAAGGCACCGCGGTCGGAGCCGGCTCCAGCCTGGTGCTCGCATGCGATCTGGTCGTGATGTCGACCGAAGCCCGCCTAGTGCAGGCGTTCGTCAACCGCGGCATCCTGCCGGATTCGGGCGCGATCCACCTTCTCACCCGAATCGTCGGGCTGCGCAAGGCTACTGAACTGTTGATGCTCGGCGAACCTGTCGGTGCCGCAGAATGCGAGCGCCTCGGACTGGTCAATCGTGTGGTGCCGCCGGCAGACACCGAGGCAACTGCCGACGAACTCGCGACCCGGCTGGCGTCGGGACCGACGGTGATGCTCTCGCTCACCAAACGGCTGCTGTCGGTGTCGTCGGAGTCCGGTCGCGATCGAGCCTTCGAGCAGGAGGCCTGGGCTCAGGAGGTGGTGTCGACGACCGCAGACCTGCAAGAAGGGCTGCGGTCCTTCGCCGAGCGACGCCCGGCCAGATTCCAGGGTTGCTGA
- a CDS encoding HpcH/HpaI aldolase/citrate lyase family protein: MRQTLRGEGLVLCLALMHSRTPDVPAIAAAAGYDAIYVDLEHTSTSLETAGMLCASALGAGIAGLVRVPSQEPSLIARVLDNGATGIIVPHVNSAEEAQTIVDASRFPQVGHRSISGPNALSGYGPLSPTELTAELESRTVVAVMIETPEAVDNVDSIAAVAGIDMLLIGPSDLTAEMGIHGDYENEHFHNAVQSVSAACRTHGVALGVAGIKSLDLLERFVDLGLRFISAGTDVGMMTEAATARARDLRWLQGRTNR, translated from the coding sequence ATGAGACAGACGTTGCGCGGTGAGGGTTTGGTCTTGTGTCTGGCCTTGATGCACTCCCGAACTCCGGACGTTCCCGCCATCGCCGCCGCTGCGGGTTACGACGCCATCTACGTCGACCTCGAACACACCTCGACGTCACTGGAGACGGCGGGCATGCTGTGTGCCAGTGCGCTCGGCGCCGGCATCGCCGGGTTGGTACGAGTGCCGTCGCAGGAACCCAGTCTCATCGCGCGTGTTCTGGACAATGGTGCGACTGGAATCATTGTGCCGCATGTCAATTCGGCTGAAGAGGCGCAGACGATCGTCGACGCTTCGCGGTTTCCACAGGTGGGCCATCGATCGATCTCGGGGCCCAACGCGCTCAGCGGATATGGACCATTGTCGCCGACCGAGCTGACGGCGGAGCTCGAGAGCCGCACGGTGGTCGCGGTGATGATCGAGACGCCGGAAGCCGTCGACAATGTCGATTCGATCGCGGCCGTGGCGGGCATCGATATGCTCCTGATCGGGCCGAGTGATCTCACCGCCGAGATGGGGATTCACGGCGACTATGAGAATGAGCATTTCCATAATGCGGTACAGTCTGTTTCAGCGGCCTGTCGTACCCACGGCGTGGCGCTCGGAGTGGCCGGCATCAAGTCGCTCGACCTGCTGGAGCGTTTCGTAGACCTTGGTCTGCGCTTCATCTCCGCTGGTACGGACGTCGGGATGATGACCGAAGCGGCCACGGCGCGCGCCCGAGATCTCCGTTGGTTGCAGGGTCGCACGAACCGTTAG